The Gemmatimonadota bacterium genome has a window encoding:
- a CDS encoding HAMP domain-containing sensor histidine kinase, with protein MSHLSDPRILLDASSILDSSLDWVEGLRRLADLVSPALSDWCCLDILEPGEPPRRICGAGGRPDRDPLLRELEADFPLDPDSPHPAALTIRTGQPVIMENLSPPALARYGLKPRHLEILGRVGVSSGVSVPITARGRVLGAMTLVQVTHTTVAEDTVLVARELGQRAGLSIANAMLYRDAQAASKAKSDFLAVMSHELRTPLNSILGYVDLIQAGIGGPVTDEQGAHLSRIRISSRHLLQIIDEILTYSRMDAGRETLRVEPVELAGACADVVALAEPLARERGLEFRIDPVPEATLLTDPQKIRQILLNLLTNAVKFTDTGWVKLAAGVSGECCVFEVSDSGRGIAGEDLQRVFEPFWQVEQARTRSRGGTGLGLAVSRRLCQLLGGDLSVSSEPGSGATFRAAIALKLDPEAAGGGRRPVHTEPCAEAVARTVSARHGT; from the coding sequence GTGAGTCACCTGTCCGACCCGCGCATCCTGCTCGACGCGAGCAGCATCCTGGATTCTTCGCTGGACTGGGTGGAGGGGCTGCGGCGGCTCGCCGATCTGGTGTCGCCGGCGCTGTCGGACTGGTGCTGCCTGGACATCCTCGAGCCCGGAGAGCCGCCGCGCCGAATCTGCGGCGCGGGTGGTCGGCCCGATCGAGACCCTCTGCTGCGCGAGTTGGAGGCGGATTTCCCTCTGGATCCGGACTCGCCGCATCCCGCGGCGCTCACCATCCGGACCGGCCAGCCCGTGATCATGGAGAACCTTTCGCCTCCCGCGCTCGCACGCTACGGCCTCAAGCCGCGACACCTGGAGATCCTCGGCCGGGTGGGCGTGTCGTCGGGGGTGTCGGTGCCAATCACCGCGCGCGGCAGGGTGTTGGGGGCCATGACGCTGGTCCAGGTGACCCACACGACGGTGGCCGAGGACACCGTGCTCGTGGCCCGGGAGCTGGGACAGCGCGCCGGCCTGTCCATCGCCAACGCGATGCTGTACCGCGACGCGCAGGCGGCCAGCAAGGCGAAATCGGACTTCCTGGCGGTCATGTCCCACGAGCTGCGCACGCCGCTGAACTCGATCCTGGGCTACGTCGATCTGATCCAGGCGGGCATCGGCGGGCCGGTCACCGATGAGCAGGGCGCGCACCTGTCCAGGATCCGGATCAGCTCGCGCCACCTGCTGCAGATCATCGACGAGATCCTGACGTACTCCCGCATGGACGCGGGGCGAGAGACCCTGCGCGTCGAGCCGGTCGAGCTTGCCGGCGCCTGCGCGGACGTGGTGGCGCTGGCGGAGCCGCTGGCGCGAGAGCGGGGCCTGGAGTTCCGGATCGACCCCGTCCCGGAGGCGACCCTGCTCACGGACCCGCAGAAGATCCGCCAGATCCTGCTCAACCTGCTCACCAACGCGGTCAAGTTCACCGACACGGGTTGGGTCAAGCTCGCGGCCGGCGTGAGCGGGGAGTGCTGCGTGTTCGAGGTGTCGGACAGCGGCAGGGGAATCGCGGGCGAGGACCTGCAGCGCGTCTTCGAACCCTTCTGGCAGGTGGAGCAGGCGCGCACGCGAAGCCGGGGCGGCACCGGCCTGGGCCTGGCCGTCTCGCGCCGGCTGTGTCAGTTGCTGGGCGGGGACCTCTCGGTCTCCTCCGAGCCGGGGTCGGGCGCCACGTTCCGGGCGGCGATAGCGCTGAAGCTGGATCCGGAAGCGGCCGGCGGCGGGCGGCGGCCGGTGCACACAGAACCCTGCGCCGAGGCGGTCGCGCGAACCGTGTCGGCCAGGCATGGGACTTAA
- a CDS encoding DUF4097 family beta strand repeat-containing protein: MRPTMRAATSLAVFGLLLAANPGEALAQREIDETRALRANGRVEVENLAGSIEVRGWNRDEVRVTGTLGRNVEDVDIVASGGRVSIRVRHPRRGGSWRSSGTALEISMPAGARLRVETVSSDIDVQGVNGRLDLEAVSGDVDIRGAGGEVRAESVSGTIQVEGTSPDLRLESVSGDVVVSGVDGASIRAGSVSGDVDVRGGTFLDGNFETVSGSVAFTGELADGGDFDFESHSGRVVLVLTGDVNAEFSLSTFSGSIRGRLRDLDISDQVERTSRWTPGREAHFRVGDGSARVDASSFSGSVEIRSR; encoded by the coding sequence ATGCGACCCACAATGAGAGCTGCGACGAGCCTGGCCGTGTTCGGCTTGCTGCTGGCCGCGAACCCCGGCGAGGCGCTGGCCCAGCGCGAGATCGATGAGACCAGGGCCCTGCGCGCGAACGGCAGGGTCGAGGTGGAGAACCTCGCGGGCTCCATCGAGGTGCGCGGCTGGAACCGCGACGAGGTGCGCGTCACGGGCACGCTCGGGCGCAACGTGGAGGACGTGGACATCGTCGCGTCGGGCGGCCGCGTGTCGATCCGCGTGCGGCACCCGCGGCGCGGCGGATCCTGGCGCAGCTCGGGCACCGCGCTGGAGATCAGCATGCCGGCCGGAGCGCGACTGAGAGTCGAGACCGTGTCGTCGGACATCGACGTGCAGGGCGTCAACGGCCGCCTCGACCTGGAGGCCGTGAGCGGCGACGTAGACATCCGCGGCGCCGGCGGTGAGGTCCGCGCGGAGTCGGTCAGCGGCACCATCCAGGTCGAGGGGACGAGCCCCGACCTGCGGCTGGAATCAGTCAGTGGCGACGTGGTCGTGAGCGGCGTGGACGGCGCGAGCATCCGCGCCGGGTCGGTCAGCGGGGACGTGGACGTGCGCGGGGGCACCTTCCTGGACGGCAACTTCGAGACGGTGTCGGGATCGGTCGCGTTCACCGGCGAGCTCGCCGACGGCGGCGACTTCGACTTCGAGAGCCACAGCGGCCGCGTGGTGCTCGTGCTGACCGGTGACGTGAACGCCGAGTTCTCCCTGTCGACCTTCAGCGGCTCCATCCGGGGCCGGTTGAGAGACCTCGACATTTCGGATCAAGTAGAGCGCACCAGCCGCTGGACCCCAGGTCGCGAGGCGCACTTCAGGGTGGGCGACGGGAGCGCGCGGGTGGACGCCAGCAGCTTCTCGGGTTCGGTGGAAATCCGCAGCCGCTGA
- a CDS encoding anti-sigma factor codes for MSDMHLNETRLHDAADGSLAPREAEAVRAHLDGCVRCAAQVRELRDLLERARELGGPVEPERELWDGIQARIRAAAHKEIAFPADRTGVAVAERRATWSPALRVAASVALLLVGGVTGVIIARAGQAPVAQPAVTSVDADGAVLVSDDDLDPRAELVKEYESPVAELQAELERRRGELAPEIVVEIERNLEIVDRAIEAARAAFDESPGDPVLPDMLHSAYGRKVELLERAVGLPRTI; via the coding sequence ATGAGCGACATGCACCTGAACGAGACGCGGCTGCACGACGCCGCGGACGGCTCGCTGGCTCCACGGGAAGCCGAGGCCGTGCGCGCGCACCTGGACGGGTGCGTCCGGTGTGCCGCGCAGGTGCGGGAGCTACGCGACCTGCTGGAGCGGGCGCGCGAGCTGGGCGGACCGGTGGAGCCCGAGCGGGAGCTGTGGGACGGAATCCAGGCGCGCATCCGCGCGGCGGCGCACAAGGAGATTGCCTTCCCGGCCGACCGGACGGGCGTCGCGGTGGCGGAGCGGCGCGCTACGTGGTCGCCGGCGCTGCGCGTGGCGGCGTCCGTGGCGCTGCTGCTGGTGGGCGGGGTGACGGGCGTGATCATCGCCCGCGCGGGACAGGCGCCGGTGGCACAGCCCGCGGTCACGTCGGTCGATGCCGACGGCGCGGTGCTGGTCAGCGACGATGACCTGGACCCGCGCGCCGAGCTGGTGAAGGAGTACGAGAGTCCGGTGGCCGAGCTGCAGGCGGAGCTGGAGCGCCGGCGCGGCGAGCTGGCGCCGGAGATCGTGGTGGAAATAGAGCGGAACCTGGAGATCGTGGACCGGGCGATCGAGGCGGCGCGAGCCGCCTTCGACGAGTCGCCCGGGGATCCGGTGCTGCCGGATATGCTGCACAGCGCCTACGGGCGGAAGGTTGAACTTTTGGAGCGGGCCGTCGGCCTGCCTCGGACGATATAG
- a CDS encoding sigma-70 family RNA polymerase sigma factor translates to MKRTIAADRHGETSGLIERARAGDEAAFEALYRGNVGRVHGLCLRMVAEQAAAEELTQDVFVRAWEKLSLFRGDSAFSTWLHRLAVNVVLQHLRSQKRREARVTLTDDVGRLAGSTRPASTGAKLDLERAMATLPEGARRVFVLHDIEGYKHAEIAEMTGTAVGTSKAQLHRARKLLKKVLA, encoded by the coding sequence GTGAAGAGGACGATCGCGGCGGACCGACACGGCGAAACGAGCGGCCTGATAGAGCGGGCCCGAGCAGGCGACGAGGCGGCCTTCGAGGCCCTTTACCGGGGCAACGTGGGGCGAGTACACGGCCTCTGCCTGCGCATGGTCGCCGAGCAGGCCGCCGCCGAAGAACTCACGCAGGACGTCTTCGTGCGGGCGTGGGAGAAGCTCTCCCTGTTCCGCGGGGACAGCGCGTTCTCCACGTGGTTGCACAGGCTGGCGGTCAACGTGGTGCTCCAGCACCTGAGGTCGCAGAAGCGCCGCGAAGCCCGCGTCACCCTGACAGACGACGTGGGTCGACTGGCGGGATCGACGAGGCCCGCGTCCACCGGAGCGAAGTTGGATCTGGAACGGGCGATGGCGACGCTTCCCGAGGGAGCGAGGAGGGTTTTCGTGCTGCACGACATCGAGGGCTACAAGCACGCGGAGATCGCCGAGATGACGGGCACGGCGGTGGGCACATCGAAGGCCCAGTTGCACCGCGCCCGGAAGCTGCTGAAAAAGGTACTGGCATGA
- a CDS encoding CDC48 family AAA ATPase, producing the protein MKRPSARLQVAGAKPQDVGKGVARLGSTELEQLGVKEGDVIELEGKRTTVAIALPPYAEDEGLEVIRLDGLQRANADVGMGDHVVVRRAEVSPARKVTLAPAQTNVKLSGSPELLRRTLFQRPLTAGDVISTAVYRPSSSAEGVGFPEDVFRTFFQQPAYALQEIRLIVVSTTPRGVVRVAEDTEIELLPEYTEPQEARRIDVTYDDVGGHGDAVDQVREMVELPLKHPELFHRLGIDPPKGVLLYGPPGTGKTLLARAVANESDAAFFHIAGPEIMGRYYGESEGRLREVFEQAEQQAPSIVFIDEVDSIAPKRQEASGEVERRVVAQLLTLMDGLKPRQNVIVIAATNRVDAIDEALRRPGRFDREIVIGVPDAVGRREILSIHTRGMPLDWRVELARLARRTYGFVGADLSALSREAAMEALRRTLPDLDIAAGEVPSEVLEALRVTTEDFDNALHRVQPSALREIMIQVPDVTWGDIGGLKEAQERLIEGIELPLRFPEAFQRLGIRPARGFLLFGPPGTGKTLLAKAVAREAEANFIATKSSSLLSKWYGESEQQMSRLFARARQVAPTVIFMDEIDSLAPPRGGFRGEPAVTERVVNTLLSEMDGLETLRGVVVIGATNRPLLVDPALLRPGRFDELIYVSVPDEDGRRRILGIHTSDMPLAADVDLDALAGDTEGYTGADLEDLVRRAGLEALREDLEMAEVSMELFLRSLKSTRPSVTPEMEEEYKQILATLKQESPLGTGRIGFEVVQRPEGRPMAARSESESGDAEDYEGPIS; encoded by the coding sequence ATGAAGCGGCCGAGCGCCCGCCTTCAAGTCGCCGGGGCCAAACCGCAGGACGTGGGCAAGGGCGTGGCGCGCCTGGGCTCCACCGAGCTGGAGCAGCTCGGGGTCAAGGAAGGCGACGTCATCGAGCTCGAGGGGAAGCGCACCACGGTGGCGATCGCGCTTCCGCCCTACGCCGAGGACGAGGGCCTGGAGGTCATCCGACTCGACGGCCTGCAGCGCGCCAACGCCGACGTGGGCATGGGCGATCACGTCGTGGTACGACGCGCCGAAGTCAGCCCGGCGCGCAAGGTGACGCTGGCCCCGGCGCAGACCAACGTGAAGCTGTCCGGCTCGCCGGAGCTGCTCCGCCGCACGCTCTTCCAGCGACCCCTTACGGCGGGCGACGTGATCTCGACGGCGGTCTACCGGCCGTCCTCCAGCGCCGAAGGCGTCGGCTTCCCGGAGGACGTCTTCCGCACGTTCTTCCAGCAGCCCGCCTACGCGCTGCAGGAGATCCGACTCATCGTCGTGTCGACCACCCCGCGCGGCGTGGTCAGGGTGGCCGAGGACACCGAGATCGAGCTGCTGCCCGAGTACACCGAGCCGCAGGAGGCGCGGCGCATCGACGTCACCTACGACGACGTCGGCGGGCACGGGGACGCGGTCGACCAGGTGCGGGAGATGGTGGAGCTGCCCCTCAAGCACCCCGAGCTCTTCCACCGGCTGGGCATCGACCCGCCCAAGGGCGTGCTCCTGTACGGCCCGCCGGGAACAGGTAAGACGCTGCTCGCGCGCGCCGTGGCCAACGAGTCCGACGCCGCGTTCTTCCACATCGCCGGCCCCGAGATCATGGGTCGCTACTACGGCGAGTCAGAGGGCCGGCTGCGCGAGGTCTTCGAGCAGGCCGAGCAGCAGGCCCCCTCCATCGTCTTCATCGACGAGGTCGACTCCATCGCCCCCAAGCGCCAGGAGGCCTCGGGCGAGGTGGAGCGCCGGGTGGTGGCGCAGCTGCTCACCCTGATGGACGGGCTCAAACCGCGCCAGAACGTGATCGTGATCGCCGCCACCAACCGGGTGGACGCGATCGACGAGGCGCTGCGCCGGCCCGGCCGCTTCGACCGCGAGATCGTCATCGGCGTGCCGGACGCCGTCGGCCGCCGCGAGATCCTGTCCATCCACACGCGCGGGATGCCGCTGGACTGGCGCGTCGAGCTGGCCCGTCTGGCGCGCCGCACCTACGGCTTCGTGGGCGCCGATCTGTCCGCGCTGTCGCGCGAAGCAGCCATGGAGGCGTTGCGCCGCACGTTGCCCGACCTGGACATAGCCGCGGGTGAGGTACCCTCCGAGGTGCTCGAGGCGCTGCGCGTGACGACCGAGGACTTCGACAACGCTCTGCACCGGGTCCAGCCGTCGGCGCTACGCGAGATCATGATCCAGGTCCCCGACGTGACCTGGGGCGACATAGGCGGACTCAAGGAGGCGCAGGAGCGGCTCATCGAGGGCATCGAGCTGCCGCTGCGCTTCCCGGAGGCGTTCCAGCGCCTGGGCATCCGGCCGGCGCGCGGGTTCCTGCTGTTCGGCCCCCCGGGCACCGGCAAGACGCTGCTGGCGAAGGCGGTCGCGCGCGAGGCGGAGGCCAACTTCATCGCCACCAAATCCTCCAGCCTGCTGTCCAAGTGGTACGGCGAGTCGGAGCAGCAGATGAGCCGGCTGTTCGCGCGCGCGCGCCAGGTCGCCCCCACGGTGATCTTCATGGACGAGATCGATTCGCTGGCGCCGCCCCGGGGCGGGTTCCGGGGCGAGCCGGCGGTGACCGAGCGCGTGGTCAACACGCTGCTCTCGGAGATGGACGGCCTGGAGACGCTGCGGGGCGTGGTGGTCATCGGCGCCACCAACCGGCCGCTCCTGGTCGACCCGGCGCTGCTGCGGCCGGGCCGGTTCGACGAGCTGATCTACGTCTCCGTGCCGGACGAGGACGGACGCCGCCGGATCCTGGGCATCCACACTTCGGACATGCCGCTCGCGGCCGACGTGGACCTGGACGCGCTGGCGGGCGACACCGAGGGCTATACGGGCGCGGACCTGGAAGACCTGGTCCGGCGCGCGGGCCTGGAGGCGCTGCGCGAGGACCTGGAGATGGCCGAGGTGTCGATGGAGCTCTTCCTGCGCTCGCTCAAGTCGACGCGACCCTCGGTCACCCCCGAGATGGAAGAGGAGTACAAGCAGATCCTCGCGACGCTCAAACAGGAGAGCCCGCTGGGCACGGGCAGGATCGGGTTCGAGGTGGTCCAGCGGCCGGAGGGGCGGCCGATGGCCGCTCGGTCCGAGTCAGAGTCCGGAGACGCCGAGGACTACGAGGGCCCGATCTCGTAG